TGCCGATCGTTCGCCATTGTATTGAGAGAAGGGTCCATCCGGGTTGGGAAGTAAATCAGTTCACCCCGCACCTTTGGATGCGTTTTGGCAAAAAAGCTCAAGTCTCCCCGAGTGGCAAATACACAGCCCACTCGCTTTTGTGCCAGTCGGCGCAACGGATAAAAAAGTTTATATTTCAATCCACTGGAAACTTCATAGAGATCTGCCCCCCAGATGTGCCAGTAAAACTGGCTGGGTTTGATTCCGCCACTAAGTAGCGCCAGCCACAGCTTTGGATTGAACTGACCGTGGAAGAAAAACCGCTGCTGACGGTTAGCTTTCGCTTTAGCGATAACGGCTTCTGCCAGCGATTTTTTCCCAGGGAAAAATTGCACAGAAAGCGCCGGACAGCTATCACTTAAGCCGTCGTCCTTGCCAACAACCATAAACTCGCGCGCGTGCTCGCTCGTCGCGGCCAGCGCGTCATTGAAAAACCGCAGAACGGTTTGGTTATGGTGAGGGATATCCGATCCCAGTACGTGAATCAGTACAGTCATGCCCGCCTACGCCAGAGTAAAAATACGCCACAACAAAGAGAAAAATAGACGATATAAGTTGCCATGTAGGCCTGCGCCGCGCCCAGGGCGCCATGCTCGGGGATCAACCAGTGGGCAAATACCATCAATAAAGTGAACTGACTGACTTCCGCCAGAATATAAAACCGCAGCGACGCTTTGGCGATCACCAGATAACCAAAGACATAAGCGCCCACTTTCAACACATCGCCGACCAACTGCCAGGCAAAGAGATCGCGCATAGCGGTAAATTTATTCGACAACAGCAGCCAGATAGCAAAATCACGCAGTAGCCAGACGGTAAAACTCGCCGCCGCCACGGCCGGTAAAACGAATTTCAGCGATTTAACCACTTCCCTGGTAATATCGCGCTTTTCCGTTAGCCGCGACAGTGTAGGCAGTAAATACACGCTAAAGGAGGCTGTAATAAATTGCAGGTAGGCATCGGAAATACTGCTCACCCCTTGCCAGATACCCACCTCATCCCAGCTATACTGCGCTGCCAGCAGTTTACGCATCATGATGTAAGCAACGGGCAAGGTCACCGACGTAATCAACGCCATGAGCGTAAATTTGCTCAACTGCCCTGCCAGACCGTTATCCCAGCTGGGTTTCAGATAGCTTAACGGGATAGCGCCACGCTTAATTAACATGACGGCGGCAGGCATTACCACCAGCGCGGGAATCAGCGCAAGACCAAGCAACGCGCCTTCATAACCGCCAAAACGGTAACTGACATAATAAGCAATAACGCCAATCAGGCTGCCGACAATCAGTGATAATGCATTACCCGCGGCATCGCGAAAGCCTTTCATTAGCGCCAGCAACAGGTTGCCCCAGGCGATCCCCATTTGCACCAGCGCCACTAAACGCACCAGCCCCTGATAGTCGGTATTACCAAACAATCCCTGGCTGATTGGCGCAGCCGCCAGCACAAATACCAGCGCCATCAGCGTGGAGAAGCCAAGCACCATCGCAGATGAAGTGCCGACCACACGGCGCAGCTGCTGCGGATTATCATGGTACTGGGCAACGTATTTGGTTACACCATTAAAGATGCCCGCCCCGGCAAGCACGCCGAGCACGGTAATCAACTGGCGGAAATTTGCCGCCAGCCCTAGTCCTGCCGGACCAAATGACACCGCCAGTAATTTACCAACCAGTAACCCAGCGCCAATCTTGACCAGTGTACTGGCCGCCGTCCACAAGGACGCTTTTGCCAGAGACATATCAGGAGAAGTAGTTCAACAAGGTCGCAATTACCGTGCGCTGATTGACGGACGACAGGTTGTAGAATAACGGCAAGCGCAGCAAGCGCTCGCTCTCTTTGGTGGTGTAGCGATCTTCGCCGTGGAACTCACCAAAGCGTTCACCCGCAGGGCTTGCGTGTAGCGGAATATAATGGAACACCGCCATAATTTCCGCTTCTTTCAGGAAGTTAATCAATGCGCTCCGGTCATCATTATCCCGCAGCTTAATGTAGAACATATGCGCGTTTTGCACACAGTCATCCGGAATCGATGGCAGTTCGATACGCCCGGCTTTCGCCAGAGGTGCTAACGCATCGTAGTAGTTTTGCCACAGCGCCAGACGTTGCTGGTTGATGCGTTCGGCTGCTTCCAGTTGCGCCCACAGATACGCAGCTTGCAGATCGGACATCAAATAGCTGGAGCCGATATCGCGCCAGGTATATTTATCAACCTGACCACGGAAGAACTGGCTGCGGTTAGTCCCTTTTTCGCGAATGATCTCGGCACGTTCAATCAACGCTTTATCATTAATCAGCGTCGCCCCGCCTTCACCACCCGCCGTGTAGTTTTTGGTTTCATGGAAGCTAAAGCAGCCAATATGACCAATGGTTCCCAGCGCACGCCCTTTGTAAGTGGACATTACGCCCTGAGCAGCATCTTCCACCACAAACAGATTATGCTTTTTCGCCAACGCCATAATGGTGTCCATTTCGCAGGCCACACCCGCGTAATGGACTGGCACGATAACGCGTGTTTTGTCGGTGATCGCCGCTTCAATCAGCGTTTCGTCGATGTTCATGGTGTCCGGGCGAACATCAACAAAAACGATTTTTGCTCCACGTAGCACAAAGGCATTGGCGGTGGAGACAAAGGTGTAGCTCGGCATGATCACTTCATCGCCAGGCTGGATATCGAGCAGCAACGCCGCCATCTCCAGCGAAGCGGTGCAGGACGGCGTCAGTAACACTTTGGCGCTGCCAAAACGTTGTTCCAGCCACTGCTGGCAGCGACGGGTAAAACCGCCATCGCCACACAGTTTGCCGCTACCCATTGCCGACTGCATATAGTCGAGTTCGGTTCCCACCACCGGCGGTGCGTTAAATGGAATCATGTGATCACCTGTATAACCAGTACGCGGTGCTTTCTACATTCGCACCACTTTGTATGTATCGTTTAAGCGCGGCGGTGTTGCCCATTTGGGTCGCCACCCGCAAAGTTGTTTTACCGCGAGCATACGCCCAGTTTAGCGCTGCTTGCATCAGGTGTGCACCTTCTCCGCGTCCTGCCAGTAAACCAATGCGCGCCTCAGTGGCATTCAACTCTCGCAGAGAAACATAGCCGCGAATCTCGCCGGAAGCCGCGCGTAAAACCAGGCATTGATGATCAAAGGTGCCGCGCACGGCATTTTCAATCCACTGCGCATAAAAGCGGCCGCTGGCGTCAGGCGCATACCACGGCGCACGAAAACGGCTTTGCGCGAATGCTTCACGGGCTAACTGGCGCAGTACTGGAATATCTGATTCCTGAGCCACTTCCGCATGGCTTTCACTGACGTTGATCACGGGGAGAGCCAAATCCACTTCCCCTTCTACCAGAGAGAATCCCAGCTGTTGCAGAGCACCCAGTTCATCGGTATTGGATGCGGCAATTTTGGCCTGCACCCGTGACCACGGCGCCAAAACGTCAGGTGTCAGGAGCGGTGCATCAGGACTAATGCGCACGATGGCACTGTTAACGCCAAAGAAGGCGTTTTCCCAGGTTAGTGGTTCAATACTGGCGCGGACGGGCATTCTAATCTCCCTCAACACAGTCTTTTACTGTAATCAGTATCAGCGCCAGACTCCTTTGGTATCCACCACATACTGCTGCTGAACATCATCACCGCTAATGGCTTTAAACTGGCTGTGATCTACCAGCATCACCAGCACATCTGCCGTCGCCAGCGCCTCGTCAAGCTGCGACAGCGTGCAAAGCCCGGTCAGTTTTTTCGGCAACTGGTGAATGTTAGGCTCAACAACCAGCGTTTCGCCGCTGTGCCACTGGGCGATCAGTTCAGCGATTTCCATCGCCGGGCTTTCGCGCAGATCATCAATATTCGGTTTAAATGCCAGGCCAAAGCAGGCAATTTTCAGCTCGCTGGCACGTTTATCAGTGGCAGCCAGACAATCAGCGACCGCCGCTTTCACCTGATCGATAACCCAGAAAGGCTTGTGATCGTTCACTTCGCGCGCGGTACGGATAAGCTGCGCCTGCTGCGGGTTCTGTGCCACGATAAACCACGGATCAACAGCGATACAGTGACCGCCCACGCCCGGACCAGGCTGGAGAATATTGACTCGTGGATGGCGATTCGCCAGACGAATCAGTTCCCAGACGTTAATTCCTTGCTCGGCACAAATCAGCGACAGTTCGTTAGCAAAAGCAATATTCACGTCGCGGAAGCTGTTTTCGGTGAGCTTACACATTTCCGCCGTCCGCGAGTTAGTGACGACACACTCACCTTCGAGGAAAATTTTGTACAGTTCGCTGGCGCGCGCCGAGCAAACTGGCGTCATGCCGCCAATCACGCGATCGTTTTTAATCAGCTCGACCATCACCTGGCCCGGCAACACGCGTTCCGGGCAATAAGCAATATTGACGTCCGCCTGCTC
The DNA window shown above is from Escherichia sp. E4742 and carries:
- the wecC gene encoding UDP-N-acetyl-D-mannosamine dehydrogenase — its product is MSFATISVIGLGYIGLPTAAAFASRQKQVIGVDINQQAVDTINRGEIHIVEPDLASVVKTAVEGGFLRASTTPVEADAWLIAVPTPFKGDHEPDMAYVESAARSIAPVLKKGALVILESTSPVGSTEKMAEWLAEMRPDLTFPQQVGEQADVNIAYCPERVLPGQVMVELIKNDRVIGGMTPVCSARASELYKIFLEGECVVTNSRTAEMCKLTENSFRDVNIAFANELSLICAEQGINVWELIRLANRHPRVNILQPGPGVGGHCIAVDPWFIVAQNPQQAQLIRTAREVNDHKPFWVIDQVKAAVADCLAATDKRASELKIACFGLAFKPNIDDLRESPAMEIAELIAQWHSGETLVVEPNIHQLPKKLTGLCTLSQLDEALATADVLVMLVDHSQFKAISGDDVQQQYVVDTKGVWR
- the wzxE gene encoding lipid III flippase WzxE produces the protein MSLAKASLWTAASTLVKIGAGLLVGKLLAVSFGPAGLGLAANFRQLITVLGVLAGAGIFNGVTKYVAQYHDNPQQLRRVVGTSSAMVLGFSTLMALVFVLAAAPISQGLFGNTDYQGLVRLVALVQMGIAWGNLLLALMKGFRDAAGNALSLIVGSLIGVIAYYVSYRFGGYEGALLGLALIPALVVMPAAVMLIKRGAIPLSYLKPSWDNGLAGQLSKFTLMALITSVTLPVAYIMMRKLLAAQYSWDEVGIWQGVSSISDAYLQFITASFSVYLLPTLSRLTEKRDITREVVKSLKFVLPAVAAASFTVWLLRDFAIWLLLSNKFTAMRDLFAWQLVGDVLKVGAYVFGYLVIAKASLRFYILAEVSQFTLLMVFAHWLIPEHGALGAAQAYMATYIVYFSLCCGVFLLWRRRA
- the rffC gene encoding dTDP-4-amino-4,6-dideoxy-D-galactose acyltransferase; this encodes MPVRASIEPLTWENAFFGVNSAIVRISPDAPLLTPDVLAPWSRVQAKIAASNTDELGALQQLGFSLVEGEVDLALPVINVSESHAEVAQESDIPVLRQLAREAFAQSRFRAPWYAPDASGRFYAQWIENAVRGTFDHQCLVLRAASGEIRGYVSLRELNATEARIGLLAGRGEGAHLMQAALNWAYARGKTTLRVATQMGNTAALKRYIQSGANVESTAYWLYR
- the rffA gene encoding dTDP-4-amino-4,6-dideoxygalactose transaminase, coding for MIPFNAPPVVGTELDYMQSAMGSGKLCGDGGFTRRCQQWLEQRFGSAKVLLTPSCTASLEMAALLLDIQPGDEVIMPSYTFVSTANAFVLRGAKIVFVDVRPDTMNIDETLIEAAITDKTRVIVPVHYAGVACEMDTIMALAKKHNLFVVEDAAQGVMSTYKGRALGTIGHIGCFSFHETKNYTAGGEGGATLINDKALIERAEIIREKGTNRSQFFRGQVDKYTWRDIGSSYLMSDLQAAYLWAQLEAAERINQQRLALWQNYYDALAPLAKAGRIELPSIPDDCVQNAHMFYIKLRDNDDRSALINFLKEAEIMAVFHYIPLHASPAGERFGEFHGEDRYTTKESERLLRLPLFYNLSSVNQRTVIATLLNYFS